The stretch of DNA GGTTCCAGGCGGTGGCGTCCCAGTGGCCTGTGGTGTCAGGGCCCGGCTGCGCGGGAATGTCGGCGGAGAGGTGCTGATAACCGCCGGTCGACCACATGGCGCTGGTGTCGTAACTGCCGGTCTCGTAACCACTGGTGTCGTACGCGGCTTGGTGCTGCGCGGCGTACGGGTCGTAGTTCAGCGTCTGCTGCGTCCCCGTGGTGGACCACTGGCCGGTGTCGTACGAACTGCCGGGCATGTCGCCGAAGAGCGGGTCGGACGCGAAGCTTCCGGTGTCGGGGCCGGCCGTCGCATAGCTGCCTGTGGTGTCGAAGCTTCCGGTGGAGTAGCCGTCGTATCCGGTGTAGGCGCCGTGCTCGGTGCTCTGCGGGTCGTACGCCGCGTAGGGCGCATAGTCGGCGGGTGCCGAGGCCGGGGGTGTCGAGCTCCCCGACGGGTGACGGTCGTTCACCAACTTCTCTTTCGCCTCGGCAGCAGGGGCAGAGCAGTGCGGCGACTGTACCCGGCGGTATGCGGGCGCGACAATCTTCGGCAGGTTTCACGCTCTCAGGAAACGGGCATTCGGCCGCCTTTCGGCGGACTGCGGGCACAGCTTTGGCCCTGCGTTCGAGCTCCGTTCGACAAATTGCCTTCGCTGCGGGGTGCGGGAGCTGCTCCTCAGGCCACGGTCAGACCGTTCTCGGTGCCTGTCGCGGGGGTCCCCGTCCCCGGTGTTGCCAGATCGAGGGCCTCACGGATTCCGGCGGCGACCGCGGGGTGCACCGGCAGGGCGAGATGACCGATACCGGAGACACGTACGTTCTGTGCGATCAGATCGGGGTGGTTGACGCAGGCCGTCTCGAGAGGGGCCATCAGCTGGTCAAGATCGCTCCAGAAGCTCACGAAGCGGGTCCGGCAGCCCGGGGCGGGCTCGCGCAGCTCCTCGATCACGTCCGATCCGGGACGCATCTGGCGCACGATCGGGTGCGCGTCGGCCAGCGGCACGACCCGCGTTCCCTCGTGTGGGGTACCGAGGGTGACCAGTGTGCGGACGCGCTCGTCGCCGCCGAGGCGCTGCGCGTAATAGCGGGCTATGAGGCCGCCGAGGCTGTGCCCGACGATGTCCACCTGGTGGTGGCCGGTGCGCTCGCAGATCTCCTCTATGTGGCGGCCGAGCAGCTCGGCGGCGGTGCGGATGTCGCAGGTGAGGGGGGAGTAGTTGAGGGACTCCACGTGCTGGCCGCCGTGCTGGGCCAGGGAGCGGCGCAGGAGGACGAAGACCGAGCGGTTGTCGATGAAGCCGTGCAGGAGGACGACCGGCGGCCGGCTCTCCGCGGGGAGCCTGGGGGCGTCGGGAGACGGCAGTTGCTCGGCGATCCTGCGTTCCTGGGCGATGCCCGAGGGGTAGAGGAGGAGATGGCCGGCGAGGATCGCCACCTCCAGTGCGGTCGCCTTCAGCAGAGCCACGGAGAGCCCCGCCAGTCTGGCGGGCAGCTGGAAGCAGGGCGGGCGAAAGGGCAGGACCCTCGTGATGGTCATGGTCGACCTCCCGGTCGGCACGCGGGAGGACGGCTCTGTCCCCCGTGTGCCCGTAGTGGGGAGGCGTGAGCGAGGTCGTACGGCGGTGCGTGGTCAGCGCCGATGGCGCCCCGCATACCGGCGCGATCGCCGATGTGTCGCGTCACCACGGCGTGCGGCTGACGGCGCGGTGACACGGCGACCTCGTTGCGGCTCCCCTTGCGCCGTCCCGGAGGCGGTCCTAATGCCGCTGGATACGGGAGTGGCGCGCAGCGAACGTGTCCCTTTGTGTGATTTCCCCCTCGCTCTCCACCGTGAAACTGCCGGGTGCGAGATGCTGGGGATAACGTTCGTTCACTTCCCCGGCCGGTGCGGCACGGGGTGCCAGTGCTTGGACAGATGGATATCGGTACATGGAGGCAGTGATGGGTGTGGCAGCCGGTCCGATCCGCGTGGTGGTGGCCAAACCGGGTCTCGACGGTCATGATCGCGGAGCCAAGGTGATCGCGAGGGCACTGCGTGACGCGGGTATGGAGGTCATCTACACCGGCCTGCACCAGACGCCCGAGCAGGTGGTGGACACCGCGATCCAGGAGGACGCCGACGCGATCGGACTGTCCATCCTCTCCGGCGCCCACAACACGCTCTTCGCGCGCGTGATCGAGCTGCTCAAGGAGCGCGACGCGGAGGACATCAAGGTCTTTGGCGGCGGCATCATCCCCGAGGCGGACATCGCGCCGCTCAAGGAGAAGGGTGTCGCGGAGATCTTCACTCCCGGGGCGACGACGGCATCGATCGTGGACTGGGTCCGGGCGAACGTCCGCCAGCCGGCCGGGGCCTGACGGGCGCCGGTTCGCGGAGGGGGCGGTGAAGGTTTCTGGCCGCCTCGGCTGCTTGATGGGGGTGCTCAAGATGACGGCACCTCCGTCACTTCCGGTGCCGCGCCCGGCTCTCCGGGCTCCGCACCCAGCTCCGCCCGCATCGCCGCGCGTAGACGCAACGTACTGACCAGGCGCTGGAAGGCCTCCGACCAGTAGCCGCCCGCGCCGGGGGAC from Streptomyces sp. BA2 encodes:
- a CDS encoding lipase family alpha/beta hydrolase, with amino-acid sequence MTITRVLPFRPPCFQLPARLAGLSVALLKATALEVAILAGHLLLYPSGIAQERRIAEQLPSPDAPRLPAESRPPVVLLHGFIDNRSVFVLLRRSLAQHGGQHVESLNYSPLTCDIRTAAELLGRHIEEICERTGHHQVDIVGHSLGGLIARYYAQRLGGDERVRTLVTLGTPHEGTRVVPLADAHPIVRQMRPGSDVIEELREPAPGCRTRFVSFWSDLDQLMAPLETACVNHPDLIAQNVRVSGIGHLALPVHPAVAAGIREALDLATPGTGTPATGTENGLTVA
- a CDS encoding cobalamin B12-binding domain-containing protein; this encodes MGVAAGPIRVVVAKPGLDGHDRGAKVIARALRDAGMEVIYTGLHQTPEQVVDTAIQEDADAIGLSILSGAHNTLFARVIELLKERDAEDIKVFGGGIIPEADIAPLKEKGVAEIFTPGATTASIVDWVRANVRQPAGA